A genomic stretch from Helianthus annuus cultivar XRQ/B chromosome 1, HanXRQr2.0-SUNRISE, whole genome shotgun sequence includes:
- the LOC110885418 gene encoding transcription factor ORG2 — MLALSPPLFSATYGWPMEDQLIANNLPYDCNEANSYSSLLDFHVHDQINHKSAPEYSTSSGGAANCGSGDNIKVEKKINHNASERDRRKRVNELYAFLRSLLPISSDQKKKVSIPGTVSRALKYIPELQKEVEILKRKKVQLSSCSTSMDNTRKEHLGIKKQSANVSVNILDDKEVVIHLISSSDHMSGNTEINSLSKVLEYLEHEEYGLVLKNATCDKCLGERMLLSTLHLQVQGDNKIEAEKLKETLIAFSQ, encoded by the exons ATGCTAGCACTATCCCCTCCATTGTTTTCAGCTACCTATGGATGGCCCATGGAGGATCAGCTCATTGCCAACAATCTTCCATATGATTGCAATGAAGCAAACTCATATAGTTCACTTCTTGATTTTCATGTACATGATCAAATTAACCATAAATCGGCACCGGAATATTCCACTTCTTCTGGAGGAGCTGCAAATTGTGGTAGTGGAGACAATATAAAGGTGGAAAAGAAGATCAATCATAATGCAAGTGAAAGAGACCGGCGTAAGAGGGTTAACGAGTTGTATGCGTTTCTTCGTTCATTGCTACCCATTTCAAGTGATCAAAAG AAAAAAGTAAGTATACCAGGAACAGTGTCGCGTGCGCTAAAATACATACCGGAATTACAAAAGGAAGTGGAGATACTAAAACGTAAAAAAGTACAATTGTCGTCGTGTTCAACATCAATGGATAATACAAGGAAAGAGCATCTTGGCATCAAGAAACAAAGTGCTAATGTTTCCGTGAACATTTTGGATGACAAAGAAGTTGTCATTCACCTGATTTCATCAAGTGATCATATGAGCGGGAATACGGAGATTAACTCATTGTCTAAGGTTTTGGAGTACCTAGAGCATGAAGAATATGGGcttgttttgaaaaatgcaaCATGTGACAAATGTTTAGGGGAAAGGATGTTATTAAGCACTTTGCATCTTCAG GTGCAAGGGGATAACAAAATAGAGGCTGAAAAGTTGAAGGAGACGCTCATTGCTTTCAGCCAATGA